A portion of the Thunnus maccoyii chromosome 20, fThuMac1.1, whole genome shotgun sequence genome contains these proteins:
- the aclyb gene encoding ATP-citrate synthase isoform X1 yields the protein MSAKAISEQTGKEFLSKYICTSAAVQNRFRYASVTAETDWDRLTQDHPWLLTERLVVKPDQLIKRRGKLGLVGINLDLQGVKEWLKARLMRETTVGKAKGVLKNFLIEPFVPHTQEEEFYVCIYATREGDHVLFHHEGGVEVGDVDTKAQRLMVAVDEKLSEDQVTEQLLTHVPDEKKEVLASFIVGLFNFYEDLYFTYLEINPLVVTQDGGVYILDMAAKIDATADYICKAKWGDVEFPPPFGREAYPEEAYIADLDAKSGASLKLTLLNPRGRIWTMVAGGGASVVYSDTICDLGGVDELANYGEYSGAPSEQQTYDYAKTILSLMTREKHPEGKVLIIGGSIANFTNVAATFKGIVRAIKDYQGPLKEHEVTIFVRRGGPNYQEGLRVMGEVGKTTGIPIHVFGTETHMTAIVGMALGHRPIPNQPPTDAHTANFLLNSSNNAMTPSTTRTASFSEPRTCNDVTPAKKSKAGLPADSLHSILWPLKNVVTGDWKEVQASSGCSGAKATTLFSKHTKAIVWGMQTRAVQGMLDFDYVCSRDEPSVAAMVYPFTGDHKQKFYWGHKEILLPVYKNMADAMKKHPEVDVLISFASLRSAFDSTVEAMQYPQIRTIAIIAEGIPEAQTRKMVKMADEKGVTIIGPATVGGIKPGCFKIGNTGGMLDNILASKLYRPGSVAYVSRSGGMSNELNNIVSRTTDGVYEGVAIGGDRYPGSTFMDHVLRYQDTPGVKMIVVLGEIGGTEEYKICQGIKEGRITKPVVCWCIGTCATMFTSEVQFGHAGACANQASETAVAKNQALRDAGAYVPKSFDELGDVIRTVYDELVANGTIIPAQEVPPPTVPMDYSWARELGLIRKPASFMTSICDERGQELIYAGMPITEVFKEEMGLGGVLGLLWFQRRLPRYACQFIEMCLMVTADHGPAVSGAHNTIVCARAGKDLISSLTSGLLTIGDRFGGALDAAAKQFSKAFDSGLLPMEFVNKMKKDGKLIMGIGHRVKSINNPDMRVQILKDFVKQHFPSTQLLDYALDVEKITTSKKPNLILNVDGFIGVAFVDLLRTCGGFTRDEADEFVEIGALNGIFVLGRSMGFIGHYLDQKRLKQGLYRHPWDDISYVLPEHMSM from the exons ATGTCGGCGAAAGCCATCTCAGAGCAGACAGGAAAAGAGTTCTTGTCGAAATACATCTGCACCTCAGCGGCCGTGCAGAACCGCTTCCGCTATGCCAGTGTTACCGCTGAGACTGACTGGGACCGCCTCACACAGGACCATCCATGGCTGCTAACGGAG CGGCTGGTGGTTAAGCCAGATCAGCTGATCAAACGGCGCGGGAAACTCGGGCTGGTGGGCATCAACCTGGACCTGCAGGGTGTCAAAGAGTGGCTCAAAGCCCGCCTCATGAGAGAGACCACT GTGGGAAAGGCAAAGGGTGTGCTGAAGAACTTCCTCATTGAGCCGTTTGTTCCACACACACAG GAGGAGGAGTTTTATGTGTGTATCTATGCCACACGTGAGGGAGACCATGTGCTTTTCCACCATGAGGGAGGAGTGGAGGTGGGTGACGTGGACACGAAGGCCCAGAGGCTGATGGTTGCAGTGGATGAAAAGCTCAGTGAGGACCAAGTCACAGAGCAGCTCCTCACACATGTTCCCGATGAGAAGAAAGA AGTCCTGGCCAGTTTTATAGTGGGTCTCTTCAATTTTTACGAGGACCTCTACTTCACCTACCTTGAGATCAACCCTCTag TCGTCACCCAGGATGGTGGCGTGTACATCCTCGACATGGCAGCCAAGATTGATGCCACAGCAGATTACATCTGCAAGGCTAAGTGGGGAGACGTGGAGTTTCCCCCACCCTTTGGCCGAGAAGCCTATCCAGAG GAGGCATACATAGCTGATCTGGATGCAAAGAGTGGTGCCAGTCTGAAGCTGACCCTCCTGAATCCTCGTGGCAGGATCTGGACCATGGTGGCTGGAGGAGGGGCTTCGGTAGTCTACAG TGACACCATCTGTGACCTGGGTGGGGTGGATGAGCTGGCCAACTATGGCGAGTACTCTGGTGCACCCAGCGAACAACAGACCTATGACTATGCGAAAACCATCCTCTCCCTCATGACACGTGAAAAACATCCTGAAG GGAAAGTGCTAATCATCGGCGGAAGCATTGCCAATTTCACCAACGTAGCAGCCACATTCAAG GGCATTGTCAGGGCCATCAAAGACTACCAAGGTCCTCTGAAGGAGCACGAGGTCACCATCTTTGTTCGACGTGGTGGGCCAAACTACCAGGAAGGGCTGAGGGTGATGGGGGAAGTAG GGAAGACCACAGGTATTCCCATCCATGTGTTTGGTACAGAGACCCATATGACGGCCATTGTTGGTATGGCACTGGGCCACCGGCCAATCCCCAACCAGCCCCCGACGGATGCACATACCGCCAACTTCCTCCTTAACTCAAGCAACAATGCAATG ACTCCATCTACCACAAGGACGGCCTCCTTCTCTGAACCCAGGACGTGTAATGATGTCACTCCAGCCAAAAAGTCTAAAGCAGGTCTTCCAGCAG ACTCTCTTCATTCTATACTGTGGCCTTTGAAGAATGTGGTCACAGGCGATTGGAAAG AAGTGCAAGCCTCTTCAGGCTGCAGCGGAG CCAAAGCCACCACGCTCTTCAGCAAACACACTAAAGCCATTGTCTGGGGCATGCAGACGCGTGCCGTGCAAGGCATGCTGGACTTTGACTACGTGTGCTCCCGGGACGAACCCTCTGTAGCAGCCATGGTTTACCCCTTCAC TGGGGATCACAAGCAGAAGTTCTACTGGGGTCACAAGGAGATCCTGCTGCCGGTCTATAAGAACATGGCCGACGCCATGAAAAAGCACCCTGAGGTGGATGTGCTGATCAGCTTCGCTTCACTGCGCTCTGCCTTCGACAGCACTGTGGAGGCCATGCAGTACCCACAG ATTCGCACTATTGCAATCATAGCTGAGGGCATCCCCGAAGCTCAGACGAGGAAGATGGTCAAGATGGCCGACGAGAAAGGCGTCACGATCATCGGCCCCGCAACG GTTGGTGGCATCAAGCCAGGCTGTTTTAAGATCGGCAACACAGGCGGGATGCTGGACAACATCCTGGCTTCTAAACTCTACCGTCCTGGCAGTGTGGCGTACGTGTCGCGCTCTGGGGGCATGTCCAACGAGCTGAACAACATCGTCTCCCGCACAACTGATGGCGTCTATGAGGGTGTGGCCATCGGAGGAGACAG ATATCCAGGCTCCACCTTCATGGACCATGTCCTTCGTTACCAGGACACTCCAGGGGTTAAGATGATAGTGGTGCTGGGAGAG ATTGGTGGCACAGAGGAGTACAAGATCTGCCAAGGCATCAAAGAGGGCAGAATAACCAAACCTGTGGTGTGCTGGTGTATTGGAACCTGCGCCACCATGTTCACTTCAGAG GTTCAGTTTGGACATGCAGGGGCTTGTGCCAACCAGGCTTCAGAGACGGCGGTGGCCAAGAACCAGGCTCTGAGAGACGCTGGAGCTTATGTACCCAAGAGCTTTGATGAGCTGGGAGATGTCATCAG GACTGTTTATGATGAACTGGTGGCCAATGGTACCATCATTCCTGCCCAGGAGGTGCCTCCCCCAACAGTACCTATGGATTACTCTTGGGCCAGA GAGTTGGGCCTGATCCGTAAGCCAGCCTCCTTCATGACGAGCATCTGCGACGAGCGAGGCCAGGAGCTCATCTACGCTGGCATGCCCATCACTGAGGTCTTTAAAGAGGAGATGGGTTTAGGAGGAGTGCTGGGATTGCTCTGGTTCCAACGCAG GTTGCCACGCTACGCCTGTCAGTTCATTGAGATGTGCCTGATGGTGACTGCTGACCACGGGCCTGCCGTCTCTGGTGCACACAACACCATCGTCTGTGCTCGTGCTGGCAAAGACCTCATCTCAAGCCTCACGTCTGGCCTGCTCACCATC GGGGACCGTTTCGGAGGTGCTCTGGATGCAGCAGCAAAGCAGTTCAGTAAGGCGTTTGACAGCGGCCTGCTGCCCATGGAATTTGTCAACAAGATGAAGAAGGATGGCAAGTTGATCATGGGCATCGGCCACAGGGTCAAATCA ATCAACAACCCAGACATGCGGGTGCAGATTCTGAAGGACTTTGTTAAGCAGCATTTCCCCTCCACTCAGCTACTGGACTACGCTCTAGACGTAGAGAAGATCACCACCTCCAAG AAACCCAACTTGATCCTCAATGTAGACGGTTTTATTGGTGTTGCCTTTGTGGACCTGCTCAGGACGTGTGGTGGCTTCACACG TGATGAGGCAGACGAGTTTGTGGAGATCGGTGCACTAAATGGGATCTTTGTGCTTGGCCGGAGTATGGGCTTTATTG GACATTACCTGGACCAGAAGAGGCTGAAACAGGGTTTGTACCGCCACCCCTGGGACGACATCTCCTACGTGCTTCCTGAACATATGTCCATGTAA
- the aclyb gene encoding ATP-citrate synthase isoform X2: MSAKAISEQTGKEFLSKYICTSAAVQNRFRYASVTAETDWDRLTQDHPWLLTERLVVKPDQLIKRRGKLGLVGINLDLQGVKEWLKARLMRETTVGKAKGVLKNFLIEPFVPHTQEEEFYVCIYATREGDHVLFHHEGGVEVGDVDTKAQRLMVAVDEKLSEDQVTEQLLTHVPDEKKEVLASFIVGLFNFYEDLYFTYLEINPLVVTQDGGVYILDMAAKIDATADYICKAKWGDVEFPPPFGREAYPEEAYIADLDAKSGASLKLTLLNPRGRIWTMVAGGGASVVYSDTICDLGGVDELANYGEYSGAPSEQQTYDYAKTILSLMTREKHPEGKVLIIGGSIANFTNVAATFKGIVRAIKDYQGPLKEHEVTIFVRRGGPNYQEGLRVMGEVGKTTGIPIHVFGTETHMTAIVGMALGHRPIPNQPPTDAHTANFLLNSSNNAMTPSTTRTASFSEPRTCNDVTPAKKSKAGLPAEVQASSGCSGAKATTLFSKHTKAIVWGMQTRAVQGMLDFDYVCSRDEPSVAAMVYPFTGDHKQKFYWGHKEILLPVYKNMADAMKKHPEVDVLISFASLRSAFDSTVEAMQYPQIRTIAIIAEGIPEAQTRKMVKMADEKGVTIIGPATVGGIKPGCFKIGNTGGMLDNILASKLYRPGSVAYVSRSGGMSNELNNIVSRTTDGVYEGVAIGGDRYPGSTFMDHVLRYQDTPGVKMIVVLGEIGGTEEYKICQGIKEGRITKPVVCWCIGTCATMFTSEVQFGHAGACANQASETAVAKNQALRDAGAYVPKSFDELGDVIRTVYDELVANGTIIPAQEVPPPTVPMDYSWARELGLIRKPASFMTSICDERGQELIYAGMPITEVFKEEMGLGGVLGLLWFQRRLPRYACQFIEMCLMVTADHGPAVSGAHNTIVCARAGKDLISSLTSGLLTIGDRFGGALDAAAKQFSKAFDSGLLPMEFVNKMKKDGKLIMGIGHRVKSINNPDMRVQILKDFVKQHFPSTQLLDYALDVEKITTSKKPNLILNVDGFIGVAFVDLLRTCGGFTRDEADEFVEIGALNGIFVLGRSMGFIGHYLDQKRLKQGLYRHPWDDISYVLPEHMSM; encoded by the exons ATGTCGGCGAAAGCCATCTCAGAGCAGACAGGAAAAGAGTTCTTGTCGAAATACATCTGCACCTCAGCGGCCGTGCAGAACCGCTTCCGCTATGCCAGTGTTACCGCTGAGACTGACTGGGACCGCCTCACACAGGACCATCCATGGCTGCTAACGGAG CGGCTGGTGGTTAAGCCAGATCAGCTGATCAAACGGCGCGGGAAACTCGGGCTGGTGGGCATCAACCTGGACCTGCAGGGTGTCAAAGAGTGGCTCAAAGCCCGCCTCATGAGAGAGACCACT GTGGGAAAGGCAAAGGGTGTGCTGAAGAACTTCCTCATTGAGCCGTTTGTTCCACACACACAG GAGGAGGAGTTTTATGTGTGTATCTATGCCACACGTGAGGGAGACCATGTGCTTTTCCACCATGAGGGAGGAGTGGAGGTGGGTGACGTGGACACGAAGGCCCAGAGGCTGATGGTTGCAGTGGATGAAAAGCTCAGTGAGGACCAAGTCACAGAGCAGCTCCTCACACATGTTCCCGATGAGAAGAAAGA AGTCCTGGCCAGTTTTATAGTGGGTCTCTTCAATTTTTACGAGGACCTCTACTTCACCTACCTTGAGATCAACCCTCTag TCGTCACCCAGGATGGTGGCGTGTACATCCTCGACATGGCAGCCAAGATTGATGCCACAGCAGATTACATCTGCAAGGCTAAGTGGGGAGACGTGGAGTTTCCCCCACCCTTTGGCCGAGAAGCCTATCCAGAG GAGGCATACATAGCTGATCTGGATGCAAAGAGTGGTGCCAGTCTGAAGCTGACCCTCCTGAATCCTCGTGGCAGGATCTGGACCATGGTGGCTGGAGGAGGGGCTTCGGTAGTCTACAG TGACACCATCTGTGACCTGGGTGGGGTGGATGAGCTGGCCAACTATGGCGAGTACTCTGGTGCACCCAGCGAACAACAGACCTATGACTATGCGAAAACCATCCTCTCCCTCATGACACGTGAAAAACATCCTGAAG GGAAAGTGCTAATCATCGGCGGAAGCATTGCCAATTTCACCAACGTAGCAGCCACATTCAAG GGCATTGTCAGGGCCATCAAAGACTACCAAGGTCCTCTGAAGGAGCACGAGGTCACCATCTTTGTTCGACGTGGTGGGCCAAACTACCAGGAAGGGCTGAGGGTGATGGGGGAAGTAG GGAAGACCACAGGTATTCCCATCCATGTGTTTGGTACAGAGACCCATATGACGGCCATTGTTGGTATGGCACTGGGCCACCGGCCAATCCCCAACCAGCCCCCGACGGATGCACATACCGCCAACTTCCTCCTTAACTCAAGCAACAATGCAATG ACTCCATCTACCACAAGGACGGCCTCCTTCTCTGAACCCAGGACGTGTAATGATGTCACTCCAGCCAAAAAGTCTAAAGCAGGTCTTCCAGCAG AAGTGCAAGCCTCTTCAGGCTGCAGCGGAG CCAAAGCCACCACGCTCTTCAGCAAACACACTAAAGCCATTGTCTGGGGCATGCAGACGCGTGCCGTGCAAGGCATGCTGGACTTTGACTACGTGTGCTCCCGGGACGAACCCTCTGTAGCAGCCATGGTTTACCCCTTCAC TGGGGATCACAAGCAGAAGTTCTACTGGGGTCACAAGGAGATCCTGCTGCCGGTCTATAAGAACATGGCCGACGCCATGAAAAAGCACCCTGAGGTGGATGTGCTGATCAGCTTCGCTTCACTGCGCTCTGCCTTCGACAGCACTGTGGAGGCCATGCAGTACCCACAG ATTCGCACTATTGCAATCATAGCTGAGGGCATCCCCGAAGCTCAGACGAGGAAGATGGTCAAGATGGCCGACGAGAAAGGCGTCACGATCATCGGCCCCGCAACG GTTGGTGGCATCAAGCCAGGCTGTTTTAAGATCGGCAACACAGGCGGGATGCTGGACAACATCCTGGCTTCTAAACTCTACCGTCCTGGCAGTGTGGCGTACGTGTCGCGCTCTGGGGGCATGTCCAACGAGCTGAACAACATCGTCTCCCGCACAACTGATGGCGTCTATGAGGGTGTGGCCATCGGAGGAGACAG ATATCCAGGCTCCACCTTCATGGACCATGTCCTTCGTTACCAGGACACTCCAGGGGTTAAGATGATAGTGGTGCTGGGAGAG ATTGGTGGCACAGAGGAGTACAAGATCTGCCAAGGCATCAAAGAGGGCAGAATAACCAAACCTGTGGTGTGCTGGTGTATTGGAACCTGCGCCACCATGTTCACTTCAGAG GTTCAGTTTGGACATGCAGGGGCTTGTGCCAACCAGGCTTCAGAGACGGCGGTGGCCAAGAACCAGGCTCTGAGAGACGCTGGAGCTTATGTACCCAAGAGCTTTGATGAGCTGGGAGATGTCATCAG GACTGTTTATGATGAACTGGTGGCCAATGGTACCATCATTCCTGCCCAGGAGGTGCCTCCCCCAACAGTACCTATGGATTACTCTTGGGCCAGA GAGTTGGGCCTGATCCGTAAGCCAGCCTCCTTCATGACGAGCATCTGCGACGAGCGAGGCCAGGAGCTCATCTACGCTGGCATGCCCATCACTGAGGTCTTTAAAGAGGAGATGGGTTTAGGAGGAGTGCTGGGATTGCTCTGGTTCCAACGCAG GTTGCCACGCTACGCCTGTCAGTTCATTGAGATGTGCCTGATGGTGACTGCTGACCACGGGCCTGCCGTCTCTGGTGCACACAACACCATCGTCTGTGCTCGTGCTGGCAAAGACCTCATCTCAAGCCTCACGTCTGGCCTGCTCACCATC GGGGACCGTTTCGGAGGTGCTCTGGATGCAGCAGCAAAGCAGTTCAGTAAGGCGTTTGACAGCGGCCTGCTGCCCATGGAATTTGTCAACAAGATGAAGAAGGATGGCAAGTTGATCATGGGCATCGGCCACAGGGTCAAATCA ATCAACAACCCAGACATGCGGGTGCAGATTCTGAAGGACTTTGTTAAGCAGCATTTCCCCTCCACTCAGCTACTGGACTACGCTCTAGACGTAGAGAAGATCACCACCTCCAAG AAACCCAACTTGATCCTCAATGTAGACGGTTTTATTGGTGTTGCCTTTGTGGACCTGCTCAGGACGTGTGGTGGCTTCACACG TGATGAGGCAGACGAGTTTGTGGAGATCGGTGCACTAAATGGGATCTTTGTGCTTGGCCGGAGTATGGGCTTTATTG GACATTACCTGGACCAGAAGAGGCTGAAACAGGGTTTGTACCGCCACCCCTGGGACGACATCTCCTACGTGCTTCCTGAACATATGTCCATGTAA
- the aclyb gene encoding ATP-citrate synthase isoform X3: MSAKAISEQTGKEFLSKYICTSAAVQNRFRYASVTAETDWDRLTQDHPWLLTERLVVKPDQLIKRRGKLGLVGINLDLQGVKEWLKARLMRETTVGKAKGVLKNFLIEPFVPHTQEEEFYVCIYATREGDHVLFHHEGGVEVGDVDTKAQRLMVAVDEKLSEDQVTEQLLTHVPDEKKEVLASFIVGLFNFYEDLYFTYLEINPLVVTQDGGVYILDMAAKIDATADYICKAKWGDVEFPPPFGREAYPEEAYIADLDAKSGASLKLTLLNPRGRIWTMVAGGGASVVYSDTICDLGGVDELANYGEYSGAPSEQQTYDYAKTILSLMTREKHPEGKVLIIGGSIANFTNVAATFKGIVRAIKDYQGPLKEHEVTIFVRRGGPNYQEGLRVMGEVGKTTGIPIHVFGTETHMTAIVGMALGHRPIPNQPPTDAHTANFLLNSSNNAMTPSTTRTASFSEPRTCNDVTPAKKSKAGLPAAKATTLFSKHTKAIVWGMQTRAVQGMLDFDYVCSRDEPSVAAMVYPFTGDHKQKFYWGHKEILLPVYKNMADAMKKHPEVDVLISFASLRSAFDSTVEAMQYPQIRTIAIIAEGIPEAQTRKMVKMADEKGVTIIGPATVGGIKPGCFKIGNTGGMLDNILASKLYRPGSVAYVSRSGGMSNELNNIVSRTTDGVYEGVAIGGDRYPGSTFMDHVLRYQDTPGVKMIVVLGEIGGTEEYKICQGIKEGRITKPVVCWCIGTCATMFTSEVQFGHAGACANQASETAVAKNQALRDAGAYVPKSFDELGDVIRTVYDELVANGTIIPAQEVPPPTVPMDYSWARELGLIRKPASFMTSICDERGQELIYAGMPITEVFKEEMGLGGVLGLLWFQRRLPRYACQFIEMCLMVTADHGPAVSGAHNTIVCARAGKDLISSLTSGLLTIGDRFGGALDAAAKQFSKAFDSGLLPMEFVNKMKKDGKLIMGIGHRVKSINNPDMRVQILKDFVKQHFPSTQLLDYALDVEKITTSKKPNLILNVDGFIGVAFVDLLRTCGGFTRDEADEFVEIGALNGIFVLGRSMGFIGHYLDQKRLKQGLYRHPWDDISYVLPEHMSM; encoded by the exons ATGTCGGCGAAAGCCATCTCAGAGCAGACAGGAAAAGAGTTCTTGTCGAAATACATCTGCACCTCAGCGGCCGTGCAGAACCGCTTCCGCTATGCCAGTGTTACCGCTGAGACTGACTGGGACCGCCTCACACAGGACCATCCATGGCTGCTAACGGAG CGGCTGGTGGTTAAGCCAGATCAGCTGATCAAACGGCGCGGGAAACTCGGGCTGGTGGGCATCAACCTGGACCTGCAGGGTGTCAAAGAGTGGCTCAAAGCCCGCCTCATGAGAGAGACCACT GTGGGAAAGGCAAAGGGTGTGCTGAAGAACTTCCTCATTGAGCCGTTTGTTCCACACACACAG GAGGAGGAGTTTTATGTGTGTATCTATGCCACACGTGAGGGAGACCATGTGCTTTTCCACCATGAGGGAGGAGTGGAGGTGGGTGACGTGGACACGAAGGCCCAGAGGCTGATGGTTGCAGTGGATGAAAAGCTCAGTGAGGACCAAGTCACAGAGCAGCTCCTCACACATGTTCCCGATGAGAAGAAAGA AGTCCTGGCCAGTTTTATAGTGGGTCTCTTCAATTTTTACGAGGACCTCTACTTCACCTACCTTGAGATCAACCCTCTag TCGTCACCCAGGATGGTGGCGTGTACATCCTCGACATGGCAGCCAAGATTGATGCCACAGCAGATTACATCTGCAAGGCTAAGTGGGGAGACGTGGAGTTTCCCCCACCCTTTGGCCGAGAAGCCTATCCAGAG GAGGCATACATAGCTGATCTGGATGCAAAGAGTGGTGCCAGTCTGAAGCTGACCCTCCTGAATCCTCGTGGCAGGATCTGGACCATGGTGGCTGGAGGAGGGGCTTCGGTAGTCTACAG TGACACCATCTGTGACCTGGGTGGGGTGGATGAGCTGGCCAACTATGGCGAGTACTCTGGTGCACCCAGCGAACAACAGACCTATGACTATGCGAAAACCATCCTCTCCCTCATGACACGTGAAAAACATCCTGAAG GGAAAGTGCTAATCATCGGCGGAAGCATTGCCAATTTCACCAACGTAGCAGCCACATTCAAG GGCATTGTCAGGGCCATCAAAGACTACCAAGGTCCTCTGAAGGAGCACGAGGTCACCATCTTTGTTCGACGTGGTGGGCCAAACTACCAGGAAGGGCTGAGGGTGATGGGGGAAGTAG GGAAGACCACAGGTATTCCCATCCATGTGTTTGGTACAGAGACCCATATGACGGCCATTGTTGGTATGGCACTGGGCCACCGGCCAATCCCCAACCAGCCCCCGACGGATGCACATACCGCCAACTTCCTCCTTAACTCAAGCAACAATGCAATG ACTCCATCTACCACAAGGACGGCCTCCTTCTCTGAACCCAGGACGTGTAATGATGTCACTCCAGCCAAAAAGTCTAAAGCAGGTCTTCCAGCAG CCAAAGCCACCACGCTCTTCAGCAAACACACTAAAGCCATTGTCTGGGGCATGCAGACGCGTGCCGTGCAAGGCATGCTGGACTTTGACTACGTGTGCTCCCGGGACGAACCCTCTGTAGCAGCCATGGTTTACCCCTTCAC TGGGGATCACAAGCAGAAGTTCTACTGGGGTCACAAGGAGATCCTGCTGCCGGTCTATAAGAACATGGCCGACGCCATGAAAAAGCACCCTGAGGTGGATGTGCTGATCAGCTTCGCTTCACTGCGCTCTGCCTTCGACAGCACTGTGGAGGCCATGCAGTACCCACAG ATTCGCACTATTGCAATCATAGCTGAGGGCATCCCCGAAGCTCAGACGAGGAAGATGGTCAAGATGGCCGACGAGAAAGGCGTCACGATCATCGGCCCCGCAACG GTTGGTGGCATCAAGCCAGGCTGTTTTAAGATCGGCAACACAGGCGGGATGCTGGACAACATCCTGGCTTCTAAACTCTACCGTCCTGGCAGTGTGGCGTACGTGTCGCGCTCTGGGGGCATGTCCAACGAGCTGAACAACATCGTCTCCCGCACAACTGATGGCGTCTATGAGGGTGTGGCCATCGGAGGAGACAG ATATCCAGGCTCCACCTTCATGGACCATGTCCTTCGTTACCAGGACACTCCAGGGGTTAAGATGATAGTGGTGCTGGGAGAG ATTGGTGGCACAGAGGAGTACAAGATCTGCCAAGGCATCAAAGAGGGCAGAATAACCAAACCTGTGGTGTGCTGGTGTATTGGAACCTGCGCCACCATGTTCACTTCAGAG GTTCAGTTTGGACATGCAGGGGCTTGTGCCAACCAGGCTTCAGAGACGGCGGTGGCCAAGAACCAGGCTCTGAGAGACGCTGGAGCTTATGTACCCAAGAGCTTTGATGAGCTGGGAGATGTCATCAG GACTGTTTATGATGAACTGGTGGCCAATGGTACCATCATTCCTGCCCAGGAGGTGCCTCCCCCAACAGTACCTATGGATTACTCTTGGGCCAGA GAGTTGGGCCTGATCCGTAAGCCAGCCTCCTTCATGACGAGCATCTGCGACGAGCGAGGCCAGGAGCTCATCTACGCTGGCATGCCCATCACTGAGGTCTTTAAAGAGGAGATGGGTTTAGGAGGAGTGCTGGGATTGCTCTGGTTCCAACGCAG GTTGCCACGCTACGCCTGTCAGTTCATTGAGATGTGCCTGATGGTGACTGCTGACCACGGGCCTGCCGTCTCTGGTGCACACAACACCATCGTCTGTGCTCGTGCTGGCAAAGACCTCATCTCAAGCCTCACGTCTGGCCTGCTCACCATC GGGGACCGTTTCGGAGGTGCTCTGGATGCAGCAGCAAAGCAGTTCAGTAAGGCGTTTGACAGCGGCCTGCTGCCCATGGAATTTGTCAACAAGATGAAGAAGGATGGCAAGTTGATCATGGGCATCGGCCACAGGGTCAAATCA ATCAACAACCCAGACATGCGGGTGCAGATTCTGAAGGACTTTGTTAAGCAGCATTTCCCCTCCACTCAGCTACTGGACTACGCTCTAGACGTAGAGAAGATCACCACCTCCAAG AAACCCAACTTGATCCTCAATGTAGACGGTTTTATTGGTGTTGCCTTTGTGGACCTGCTCAGGACGTGTGGTGGCTTCACACG TGATGAGGCAGACGAGTTTGTGGAGATCGGTGCACTAAATGGGATCTTTGTGCTTGGCCGGAGTATGGGCTTTATTG GACATTACCTGGACCAGAAGAGGCTGAAACAGGGTTTGTACCGCCACCCCTGGGACGACATCTCCTACGTGCTTCCTGAACATATGTCCATGTAA